GAAGTCCCTGCCCAGCGCGAGCGCGATCCGCCGGGCGCGGCCCTCGGCGACGACCCACGCGAAGGCGGCGCCCGGCTCGCCGCGCACGGCGGCGCGCGGCACGAGGACGCCGGCGCGGCCCGCCGACCCCTCGAGCGGCTCGAGGAACGTGATGCGGGCGCTCATGTCGGGCCACAGGAAGTCGTCGGGCTCCTCGATCTGCACCTCGACGCGCAGCGTGCCCTTCTGGCGGTCGACCTGGGGGTAGCGCTTCACGACGCGCGCGCGGTAGCGCCGGTCGGGGTACGCGTCCGGCACCGCCTCCGCGCGTTGGCCCATGTGGACCTTGGCGAGCTCGCTCTCCGTCACGTCGACCTGGCCGCGCAGGTCGTCGAGGTTGGCCATGCGGATCAGGTCGCCCGAGCCAGCGAAGCCGCCCGGCACGGCGATCTCGCCCACCTCCTTGAGCTTGGCCAGGATGACGCCGCGGCGCGGGGCGCGGAGCGTCGTGTACTCGAGCGCGACGCGGGCCTGCGCGAGCTCGGCCTCGGCCTGGCCGACCGCGGCGCGCGCCGTCTCCGCCTCGGCCGCGCGGAGGTCGAGGTCGTCGCGCGAGATGACGCCGGACCGG
The genomic region above belongs to Deltaproteobacteria bacterium and contains:
- a CDS encoding efflux RND transporter periplasmic adaptor subunit, producing the protein MAETAERLRRSLAALRLERGGPAGRPRRRRWVWAAAGVALLVLVAGGVRLRHGRAAAVEVAQASVPEAGPGGEASVPILSGAGYVVSADRYIAIGVRVAGRIDRYMVEEGDHVQAGDPLVQLDPRDYEATVRHAEANLRQARATAALRETQLGRAGKLARSGVISRDDLDLRAAEAETARAAVGQAEAELAQARVALEYTTLRAPRRGVILAKLKEVGEIAVPGGFAGSGDLIRMANLDDLRGQVDVTESELAKVHMGQRAEAVPDAYPDRRYRARVVKRYPQVDRQKGTLRVEVQIEEPDDFLWPDMSARITFLEPLEGSAGRAGVLVPRAAVRGEPGAAFAWVVAEGRARRIALALGRDFGDQVQVTAGLAGGEAVVVGDPPPLRDGQPVTVAGAR